From a single Cupriavidus taiwanensis LMG 19424 genomic region:
- a CDS encoding aminoglycoside phosphotransferase family protein produces MAALPHDPRLDQLKAWVAGLGPAWSADPDSCVPASADASFRRYFRVSTRHPGHPTAIVMDAPPAHEDCRPFIHVCALFGAAGVTVPTVLAQDLDQGFLLLADLGSQTYLSKLDDSSAPGLYAGAAAALVRIQAATRPGELPAYDRALLQRELDLFPQWYVARHLGATLSEAQQADWHEVTEALLANNLAQPQVYVHRDFHSRNLMVLEGAANPGVLDFQDAVTGPITYDAVSLWRDAYIEWDEEQQLDWLIRYWERARKAALPVNADFGEFYRDFEWMGLQRHLKVLGIFARLYHRDGKDGYLANLPLVMKYTRQVAGRYTELRKLIRLLDALEGVSSPAGYTF; encoded by the coding sequence ATGGCAGCTCTTCCCCACGACCCGCGCCTGGACCAGCTCAAGGCCTGGGTGGCCGGACTCGGACCGGCATGGTCCGCCGATCCCGATTCCTGCGTCCCGGCTTCGGCCGATGCCAGCTTCCGGCGCTATTTCCGCGTCAGCACCCGGCATCCCGGCCATCCCACCGCGATCGTGATGGACGCCCCGCCCGCGCACGAGGACTGCCGACCGTTCATCCATGTCTGCGCGCTGTTCGGCGCCGCCGGCGTGACCGTGCCGACGGTGCTGGCCCAGGACCTGGATCAGGGCTTCCTGCTGCTGGCCGACCTTGGCAGCCAGACCTACCTGTCGAAGCTGGACGATTCCTCCGCGCCCGGCCTGTACGCCGGCGCCGCCGCCGCGCTGGTGCGCATCCAGGCCGCCACGCGCCCCGGCGAACTGCCCGCCTACGACCGCGCGCTGCTGCAGCGCGAACTCGACCTGTTCCCGCAGTGGTACGTGGCCCGGCATCTTGGCGCGACCCTGAGCGAGGCCCAGCAGGCCGACTGGCACGAAGTGACCGAGGCGCTGCTTGCCAACAACCTCGCCCAGCCGCAGGTCTACGTGCACCGCGACTTCCACTCGCGCAACCTGATGGTGCTCGAAGGCGCCGCCAACCCGGGCGTGCTCGATTTCCAGGACGCGGTGACCGGGCCGATCACCTACGATGCGGTCTCGCTGTGGCGCGATGCCTATATCGAATGGGATGAAGAGCAGCAGCTGGACTGGCTGATCCGCTACTGGGAACGCGCGCGCAAGGCCGCGCTGCCGGTGAACGCCGACTTCGGCGAGTTCTACCGCGACTTCGAGTGGATGGGCCTGCAGCGCCATCTCAAGGTGCTGGGGATCTTCGCCCGCCTGTACCACCGCGACGGCAAGGACGGCTATCTGGCCAACCTGCCGCTGGTGATGAAGTACACCCGCCAGGTCGCCGGACGCTATACCGAACTGCGCAAGCTGATCCGCCTGCTGGACGCGCTCGAAGGCGTGTCCAGCCCGGCCGGCTATACGTTCTGA